Proteins encoded within one genomic window of Triticum aestivum cultivar Chinese Spring chromosome 2D, IWGSC CS RefSeq v2.1, whole genome shotgun sequence:
- the LOC123051111 gene encoding UMP-CMP kinase 2 isoform X2 — MLRRRLSSLLLRSPCSSAVASSIQQQHHLILPTHAEKPPALNLLRLFTSLAGTDGDRPFIAFVLGGPGSGKGTQCSRIASDFGFSHVSAGDLLRNEISAGTDQGEWILEIIREGRIVPSEITVELVRKAIESSTAKRVLIDGFPRCEENRIAFEKITGTEPDLVLFFDCPEDEMVKRLLSRNQGRVDDNIETIKKRLKVFESLNLPVVEYYSSRGKAHKINATGTEDEIFEAVRKLFSSLR; from the exons ATGCTGAGGCGGCGGCTGAGCTCCCTTCTCCTCCGATCCCCGTGCTCCTCCGCCGTCGCCTCCTCAATCCAGCAGCAGCACCACCTCATCCTCCCCACCCACGCCGAG AAACCGCCGGCCCTGAATCTGCTCAGGCTCTTCACATCCCTAGCT GGAACCGATGGTGACAGGCCGTTCATCGCTTTTGTCTTAG GGGGACCTGGGAGTGGGAAAGGAACGCAATGTAGTAGGATCGCTTCGGATTTTGGATTTTCTCATGTGAGTGCTGGTGACCTTCTGCGGAATGAAATATCTGCTGGCACTGATCAAGG GGAGTGGATCCTGGAGATAATAAGGGAAGGGAGGATTGTTCCATCAGAGATAACCGTTGAACTGGTCAGAAAAGCAATTGAATCAAGCACTGCTAAACGGGTTCTTATCGATGGTTTTCCAAGGTGTGAGGAAAACAGAATCGCCTTTGAAAAAATA ACTGGAACTGAACCAGACCTTGTGCTTTTCTTTGACTGTCCTGAGGATGAGATGGTTAAACGTCTCCTAAGCCGTAACCAG GGACGAGTTGATGATAACATTGAGACAATCAAGAAGCGTCTAAAAGTGTTCGAGAGTTTGAATCTTCCTGTTGTTGAGTACTACTCTTCAAGGGGAAAGGCACACAAG ATAAACGCAACGGGAACTGAAGATGAAATCTTTGAAGCAGTTCGCAAGTTGTTTTCCTCCTTAAGGTAA
- the LOC123051111 gene encoding UMP-CMP kinase 2 isoform X1 has protein sequence MLRRRLSSLLLRSPCSSAVASSIQQQHHLILPTHAEKPPALNLLRLFTSLAGTDGDRPFIAFVLGGPGSGKGTQCSRIASDFGFSHVSAGDLLRNEISAGTDQGEWILEIIREGRIVPSEITVELVRKAIESSTAKRVLIDGFPRCEENRIAFEKITGTEPDLVLFFDCPEDEMVKRLLSRNQGRVDDNIETIKKRLKVFESLNLPVVEYYSSRGKAHKINATGTEDEIFEAVRKLFSSLRL, from the exons ATGCTGAGGCGGCGGCTGAGCTCCCTTCTCCTCCGATCCCCGTGCTCCTCCGCCGTCGCCTCCTCAATCCAGCAGCAGCACCACCTCATCCTCCCCACCCACGCCGAG AAACCGCCGGCCCTGAATCTGCTCAGGCTCTTCACATCCCTAGCT GGAACCGATGGTGACAGGCCGTTCATCGCTTTTGTCTTAG GGGGACCTGGGAGTGGGAAAGGAACGCAATGTAGTAGGATCGCTTCGGATTTTGGATTTTCTCATGTGAGTGCTGGTGACCTTCTGCGGAATGAAATATCTGCTGGCACTGATCAAGG GGAGTGGATCCTGGAGATAATAAGGGAAGGGAGGATTGTTCCATCAGAGATAACCGTTGAACTGGTCAGAAAAGCAATTGAATCAAGCACTGCTAAACGGGTTCTTATCGATGGTTTTCCAAGGTGTGAGGAAAACAGAATCGCCTTTGAAAAAATA ACTGGAACTGAACCAGACCTTGTGCTTTTCTTTGACTGTCCTGAGGATGAGATGGTTAAACGTCTCCTAAGCCGTAACCAG GGACGAGTTGATGATAACATTGAGACAATCAAGAAGCGTCTAAAAGTGTTCGAGAGTTTGAATCTTCCTGTTGTTGAGTACTACTCTTCAAGGGGAAAGGCACACAAG ATAAACGCAACGGGAACTGAAGATGAAATCTTTGAAGCAGTTCGCAAGTTGTTTTCCTCCTTAAG GCTATGA
- the LOC123051112 gene encoding UNC93-like protein 1 yields MAVSTELPEAGSPQEQEQGTEAPPGPGLRYNSPLVQVSLIGLVCFCCPGMFNALSGLGGGGQFDHTTADNANTALYACFAIFGVLGGAAHNLLGPRLTLLLGSLTYPLYAASFLYYNHRKSQTFPIIAGALLGAGAGLLWAAQGAIMTSYPPPNRRGSYISLFWCLFNLGGVLGGLLPFSFNYARTDAGSVNDATYGAFIGFMLLGAALTFLVLPPARIVRDDGTRATRVTYSSVSTEGWEILKLFTNWRMLLILPAAWASNFFYTYQFNNVNGLLFTLRTKGLNNVFYWGAQMIGSAGIGYFLDFGFASRRKRGLMGVAAVALLGTAIWAGGLANQLRYLDGEFPDKIDFKEGRRYAGPFLLYFSYGLMDAIFQSLIYWIIGALANDSQILSRYVGFYKGVQSAGAAVAWQVDTHKTSLLSQLIVNWGLCTVSYPLLAVLVLLAVKDEDYSVSNVDDGGKEKDTKMAAPSSFH; encoded by the exons ATGGCCGTGTCGACGGAGCTGCCGGAGGCCGGGTCcccgcaggagcaggagcaggggaCGGAGGCGCCGCCCGGCCCCGGCCTGCGGTACAACTCGCCGCTGGTCCAGGTGTCGCTGATCGGGCTGGTGTGCTTCTGCTGCCCGGGCATGTTCAACGCGCTGtccgggctgggcggcggcgggcaGTTCGACCACACCACGGCCGACAACGCCAACACGGCGCTCTACGCCTGCTTCGCCATCTTCGGCGTCCTCGGCGGCGCCGCGCACAACCTGCTCGGCCCGCGCCTCACGCTGCTCCTCGGCTCCCTCACCTACCCGCTCTACGCCGCCTCCTTCCTCTACTACAACCACCGCAAGTCCCAGACGTTCCCCATCATCGCCGGCGCGCTCCTCGGCGCCGGCGCGGGCCTGCTCTGGGCGGCGCAGGGCGCCATCATGACCTCGTACCCGCCGCCCAACCGCCGGGGCAGCTACATCTCGCTCTTCTGGTGCCTCTTCAACCTGGGCGGCGTGctgggcggcctcctccccttctccttcAACTACGCCCGCACCGACGCCGGCAGCGTCAACGACGCCACCTACGGGGCCTTCATCGGCTTCATGCTCCTCGGCGCCGCGCTCACCTTCCTCGTCCTGCCGCCCGCCAGGATCGTCCGCGACGACGGCACGCGCGCCACCAGGGTCACCTACTCCTCCGTGTCCACCGAGGGGTGGGAGATCCTCAAGCTCTTCACCAACTGGAGGATGCTGCTCATCCTGCCCGCCGCATGGGCCAGCAACTTCTTCTACACCTACCAGTTTAACAACGTCAATGGCCTCCTCTTCACCCTCCGCACCAAGGGCCTCAACAACGTTTTCTACTGGGGCGCGCAGATGATCGGCTCCGCCGGCATCGGATACTTCCTCGACTTCGGCTTCGCCAGCCGCAGGAAGCGGGGCCTCATgggggtcgccgccgtcgccctcctcGGCACCGCCATCTGGGCCGGCGGCCTCGCCAACCAGCTCAGGTACCTCGACGGCGAATTCCCCGACAAGATCGACTTCAAGGAGGGCCGCCGCTACGCCGGGCCCTTCCTGCTCTACTTCAGCTACGGCCTCATGGACGCCATCTTCCAGAGCCTCATCTACTGGATCATCGGCGCACTCGCAAACGACTCGCAGATCCTAAGCAG ATACGTTGGGTTCTACAAGGGTGTGCAGAGCGCAGGAGCAGCCGTGGCATGGCAGGTCGACACCCACAAGACATCCCTGCTGTCGCAGCTGATCGTCAACTGGGGGCTGTGCACCGTCAGCTACCCGCTGCTGGCCGTCCTGGTGCTCCTGGCCGTGAAGGACGAGGACTACTCGGTGTCCAACGTCGACGACGGCGGCAAGGAGAAAGACACCAAGATGGCCGCGCCATCAAGCTTCCACTGA